One stretch of Qipengyuania gelatinilytica DNA includes these proteins:
- a CDS encoding DUF2059 domain-containing protein — MKQLLIAAASLGLAFALPVSTLAQDNAASQPAQPTAYADLVAAMQDGIDQEMVIDNQLAVVRSLWQADPNMVAAEAAYPGLFDAMIDAGRPIITRHSQEIQDEYRPRYVAALAEALTEQEAARIAEFYRSPLGAKMLGGLSRTMDGRAMIEGGIANGEIDMRDFDTDIRKSAGQIVGALSAQEQAELVRLFTTDPALMKMNGLQAIVLPIRAEMEKAAMAPARQKEIEAAIETAAERHIAGG; from the coding sequence ATGAAACAGCTTTTGATTGCAGCCGCATCGCTCGGCCTGGCCTTCGCCCTTCCCGTATCAACCCTCGCGCAAGATAATGCCGCCAGCCAGCCGGCCCAGCCGACAGCCTATGCCGACTTGGTCGCGGCAATGCAGGACGGGATCGACCAGGAAATGGTCATCGACAACCAGCTGGCCGTGGTCCGCTCGCTCTGGCAGGCGGATCCGAACATGGTCGCCGCTGAAGCCGCATACCCCGGCCTGTTCGATGCAATGATCGACGCGGGCCGCCCGATTATCACGCGCCATAGCCAGGAAATCCAGGATGAATACCGTCCGCGCTACGTGGCAGCGCTTGCCGAAGCCCTGACCGAGCAGGAGGCTGCAAGGATTGCCGAATTTTATCGCTCGCCGCTTGGCGCGAAAATGCTCGGCGGACTGAGCCGTACGATGGACGGTCGGGCCATGATCGAGGGCGGAATTGCCAATGGCGAGATCGACATGAGGGACTTCGACACGGATATCAGGAAGAGCGCCGGCCAGATCGTCGGTGCGCTCAGTGCCCAGGAGCAGGCCGAACTGGTTAGGCTCTTCACCACCGACCCCGCCCTCATGAAGATGAACGGCCTGCAGGCCATCGTCCTGCCGATCCGCGCCGAGATGGAAAAAGCGGCAATGGCTCCCGCGCGCCAAAAGGAAATAGAGGCCGCCATCGAGACCGCCGCCGAGCGGCATATCGCGGGAGGCTGA
- a CDS encoding TIGR00730 family Rossman fold protein — translation MKRLAVYCGSASPEDPRYLELAREVGAGLAERGIGVVYGGGRLGLMGAVASGALDAGGEVIGIIPEALANSEVSNHDCTELHTVSGMHERKQKFTDLSDGFVTIPGGVGTMDELWEAVSWAQLGYHDNPVGLLNAFGFYDHLIAFNRHMAEVGFVRPAHQGIIIAEETLSALLEKMESYQPHTPIFKMKASDL, via the coding sequence ATGAAGCGACTTGCGGTTTATTGCGGTTCGGCATCCCCCGAGGACCCGCGTTATCTCGAACTCGCACGCGAAGTCGGTGCCGGCCTTGCGGAACGCGGCATCGGTGTCGTCTACGGTGGTGGCCGTCTGGGGCTGATGGGCGCGGTCGCGTCCGGCGCGCTCGATGCGGGCGGCGAGGTGATCGGCATCATCCCCGAAGCGCTGGCCAACAGCGAGGTCTCGAACCACGACTGCACCGAACTGCACACGGTTTCGGGCATGCATGAGCGCAAGCAGAAGTTCACCGACCTGTCGGACGGGTTTGTCACCATTCCCGGCGGTGTCGGCACGATGGACGAATTGTGGGAAGCGGTCAGCTGGGCCCAGCTCGGCTATCACGACAACCCTGTCGGCCTGCTCAACGCCTTCGGTTTCTACGACCACCTGATCGCCTTCAACCGCCATATGGCCGAGGTCGGCTTTGTCCGGCCCGCGCACCAAGGGATCATCATTGCCGAAGAGACGTTAAGTGCGTTGCTGGAGAAAATGGAAAGCTACCAGCCGCATACTCCGATCTTCAAGATGAAGGCATCCGACCTCTGA
- a CDS encoding MipA/OmpV family protein — protein MNRFLPVAVAAIAFAAPAMAQEVEAEPPASAGPPETVFDGDYLSVGVGVGYNPSYSGSDDYNTNILPIVQGSLGGIGINPRPAGLALDLVPDPDEGMAFSAGPMFRLRSDRTDVDDINDDIVAAYGELDRAFEIGGSVGVKFPKLLNPFDSLSFNLDATWDVAGAHDGMTISPSVTYFTPLSRATAASLSLSTTFVDDNFADYYYSVPTINTLLPDPDVLPGFQAEGGMQSYGVNLLLAHDLSGDVTDGGLSLVGIGGWSKLVGDAADTPFTSIRGDDDQYFVALGVGYTF, from the coding sequence ATGAATCGCTTCCTGCCCGTGGCTGTTGCCGCAATTGCTTTCGCCGCGCCCGCCATGGCGCAAGAAGTCGAGGCGGAACCGCCGGCATCTGCTGGACCGCCTGAAACCGTGTTCGACGGCGATTACCTGAGCGTAGGCGTCGGTGTCGGTTACAATCCCAGCTATTCGGGCAGCGACGATTATAACACCAATATCCTGCCGATCGTGCAGGGTTCGCTCGGGGGAATCGGCATCAATCCGCGGCCCGCGGGTCTTGCGCTCGATCTCGTGCCCGATCCCGACGAGGGGATGGCGTTCTCGGCAGGTCCGATGTTCCGCCTGCGCAGCGACCGCACGGATGTCGACGACATCAACGACGATATCGTGGCCGCTTATGGCGAACTCGACCGCGCCTTCGAGATCGGCGGAAGCGTCGGCGTCAAGTTCCCCAAGCTGCTCAACCCCTTCGACAGCCTGAGCTTCAACCTCGATGCGACATGGGACGTGGCCGGAGCGCACGATGGCATGACGATCAGCCCGAGCGTCACCTATTTCACACCGCTCAGCCGCGCGACGGCTGCTTCGCTATCGCTCAGCACCACCTTCGTGGACGACAATTTCGCCGATTATTACTACTCAGTGCCGACCATCAACACGCTGCTGCCCGATCCCGACGTCCTGCCCGGCTTCCAGGCCGAGGGCGGCATGCAGAGCTACGGCGTCAACCTGCTGCTCGCGCATGACCTCAGTGGCGATGTGACCGATGGCGGTCTGTCGCTGGTCGGCATCGGCGGATGGTCGAAACTGGTGGGTGATGCGGCCGACACGCCGTTTACTTCGATTCGCGGCGACGACGACCAGTATTTCGTGGCCCTTGGCGTGGGATACACTTTCTAG
- a CDS encoding DUF2585 family protein has product MTANPLSPHRKAVIAALVITLVTLAILFAMDRPPICTCGYVSLWYGDINASGNSQHLSDWYTPSHIIHGMIFYALGWLLFTKWGLGGKSAGKWSFTLAVAIEAAWEIVENTPLVIDRYRSVTVNWGYSGDSIINSLADIGWMSFGFYLALKLPVKVTIALAIIMEIVAALVVRDNLTLNVIMLVYPFEFIREWQAMG; this is encoded by the coding sequence ATGACTGCAAATCCGCTCTCCCCGCATCGCAAGGCCGTTATTGCCGCGCTAGTCATTACGCTCGTCACGCTGGCGATCCTGTTCGCAATGGATCGCCCGCCGATCTGCACATGCGGCTATGTCAGCCTGTGGTACGGTGACATCAACGCCTCGGGCAACAGCCAGCACCTGTCGGACTGGTACACGCCGAGCCACATCATCCACGGGATGATCTTCTATGCGCTCGGCTGGCTGCTGTTCACGAAGTGGGGGCTGGGCGGCAAGTCAGCGGGCAAGTGGAGCTTTACGCTTGCCGTCGCGATCGAGGCGGCCTGGGAAATCGTCGAGAACACTCCCTTGGTCATCGACCGCTATCGATCGGTGACGGTCAACTGGGGGTATTCGGGCGACAGCATCATCAACTCTCTGGCCGATATCGGCTGGATGAGCTTCGGCTTCTATCTCGCTCTCAAACTGCCGGTGAAAGTCACGATTGCACTGGCGATCATCATGGAGATCGTCGCGGCGCTGGTGGTGCGCGACAACCTGACGCTCAACGTGATCATGCTGGTCTACCCGTTCGAATTCATCCGCGAATGGCAGGCCATGGGCTGA
- a CDS encoding phytoene/squalene synthase family protein: MRPTVPRAGGGRERRALVEKAHESIEVGSHSFAAASRLFDKATRERAWLLYAWCRRCDDIADNQDKGGPLGDQGTPKEAEDRIQAIRVLTRRALEEQPTADFAFDAFGLVADECGLTYEMANDVIGGFALDATGFSPKNERDMLRYCYHVAGAVGIMMAHIMGVHPDDGETLDRANDLGLAFQIANVSRDIVEDAAANRVYLPAEWLAEVGLAPGEHAKPENRFILASLMPRMIALMEKHEAAARLGAKRLRFRHRWAVLSAANIYGAIGRKVLTRGQLAWDSRTRVSGPEKAWHMTTALFQAIWNRPAGPQEPIIWSRHDFRPVAGW; the protein is encoded by the coding sequence ATGAGGCCGACCGTTCCCAGGGCGGGCGGCGGCCGCGAACGGCGTGCATTGGTGGAAAAGGCGCATGAATCGATCGAAGTCGGTTCGCACAGCTTTGCGGCCGCCTCTAGGCTGTTCGACAAGGCCACGCGCGAGCGCGCCTGGCTGCTCTATGCCTGGTGCCGCCGCTGCGACGATATCGCCGACAACCAGGACAAGGGCGGCCCGCTGGGCGACCAGGGCACGCCTAAGGAAGCCGAAGACCGGATCCAGGCGATCCGCGTGCTCACCCGCCGCGCGCTCGAGGAACAGCCAACCGCCGACTTCGCCTTTGATGCCTTCGGCCTGGTGGCCGACGAATGCGGCCTGACCTACGAGATGGCGAACGACGTCATCGGTGGTTTCGCGCTCGACGCGACCGGGTTCAGTCCGAAGAACGAGCGCGACATGCTGCGCTATTGCTACCACGTCGCGGGCGCGGTCGGGATCATGATGGCGCACATCATGGGCGTGCATCCCGATGACGGCGAAACGCTCGACCGGGCGAACGATCTCGGCCTCGCATTCCAGATTGCCAATGTCTCGCGCGATATCGTGGAAGATGCCGCTGCCAATCGTGTCTACCTGCCCGCCGAATGGCTGGCAGAGGTCGGTCTTGCCCCCGGCGAGCATGCCAAGCCGGAAAACCGCTTCATCCTAGCAAGCCTGATGCCGCGCATGATCGCGCTGATGGAAAAGCACGAGGCCGCAGCAAGGCTGGGTGCGAAACGCCTGCGCTTCCGCCATCGCTGGGCCGTGCTCTCGGCCGCCAATATCTACGGCGCGATCGGGCGCAAGGTATTGACCCGTGGCCAGCTGGCCTGGGACAGCCGAACCCGGGTGAGCGGTCCGGAAAAGGCATGGCACATGACCACCGCTCTCTTCCAGGCGATCTGGAACCGGCCTGCGGGCCCGCAGGAACCGATCATCTGGTCGCGCCACGATTTCCGGCCAGTAGCCGGTTGGTAG
- a CDS encoding metal-dependent hydrolase family protein: MRTLLAGIAAGLMATAAPVLAQTTIIHADGIVTDASEPVKGRVTVTVTDGRIVSVEDGWQGVPDGAEMIHLEGKTLVPGLIDLHTHLSGDPSGEFWRAATTPPEWSVLVAAKNAHITAKAGFTTVRDVGSRTDQVMQMLGRATEQGMLPGPRVVTSGRTIAIVGGHGDINGFRREVNDSLGTSFSCTGPVECAERVREASKYGADLIKITATGGVLSQQGRGLEAHFTDAEMRSIVTTAESLGLKVAAHAHGARGIEAAARAGVHTIEHGTYLDEAAAKAMRENGTTLVPTLMAFEGIKDNLGTGFYTPVVEDKIRAVSEYAGTIVERARRWNVNVAFGTDAGVFPHGENAGEFALLKANGMSDRDALASATTGAAQILGMEGEIGRIAPGYSADIIAVEGNPLEDVTVLEDVDWVMVRGRVIE, encoded by the coding sequence ATGCGTACATTGCTTGCAGGGATTGCAGCCGGACTGATGGCGACTGCCGCGCCGGTTCTGGCGCAGACCACGATCATCCACGCCGACGGTATCGTCACCGATGCAAGCGAGCCGGTGAAGGGGCGCGTGACGGTTACGGTGACCGACGGACGCATCGTCAGTGTCGAGGATGGCTGGCAGGGCGTTCCCGACGGTGCGGAGATGATCCATCTCGAGGGCAAGACGCTCGTCCCCGGCCTGATCGACCTGCACACGCATTTGTCGGGCGACCCCAGCGGCGAATTCTGGCGCGCAGCCACAACGCCGCCCGAATGGAGCGTGCTCGTCGCTGCCAAGAATGCGCATATCACCGCCAAGGCCGGTTTCACGACCGTCCGCGACGTCGGTTCGCGCACCGACCAGGTGATGCAGATGCTTGGCCGCGCGACCGAGCAGGGCATGCTGCCGGGGCCGCGCGTGGTCACCAGCGGCCGGACCATCGCGATCGTCGGCGGGCATGGCGACATCAACGGCTTCCGCCGCGAAGTGAACGATTCGCTTGGCACCTCCTTCTCCTGCACCGGGCCGGTCGAATGTGCGGAGCGGGTGCGCGAAGCGTCGAAATACGGCGCGGACCTGATCAAGATCACGGCCACCGGCGGTGTGCTCAGCCAGCAGGGTCGCGGCCTTGAGGCGCACTTCACCGATGCCGAGATGCGCTCCATCGTCACCACCGCGGAATCGCTCGGCCTCAAGGTTGCCGCCCATGCCCATGGCGCGCGCGGGATCGAGGCCGCAGCGCGTGCAGGCGTGCACACCATCGAACACGGCACCTATCTCGACGAGGCGGCTGCGAAGGCCATGCGTGAAAACGGCACCACGCTGGTGCCCACGCTGATGGCGTTCGAAGGTATCAAGGACAACCTTGGCACAGGCTTCTACACGCCGGTTGTGGAGGACAAGATCCGCGCGGTCAGCGAATATGCGGGCACCATCGTCGAGCGCGCCCGCCGCTGGAACGTGAACGTCGCTTTCGGCACCGATGCCGGCGTCTTCCCGCATGGCGAGAATGCAGGGGAGTTCGCCCTGCTCAAGGCCAACGGGATGAGCGACCGCGACGCGCTTGCCAGCGCCACCACGGGCGCTGCGCAAATCCTCGGCATGGAGGGCGAGATCGGCCGTATCGCGCCGGGCTATTCGGCCGATATCATTGCGGTCGAAGGCAATCCGCTCGAAGACGTGACCGTGCTCGAGGATGTCGACTGGGTCATGGTGCGCGGGCGCGTGATCGAGTGA
- the crtY gene encoding lycopene beta-cyclase CrtY: MPDIAIIGGGLAGGLTALAITRAAPQLSVRLFEAGDSFGGNHRWSWFEGDLDPRETALLDPFHKTQWSGGNEVRFPAHERRLEGNYRSLDSRDFDAALRRLLPQEAIRTGSRVVGLDGQGVTLESGERIAAKAVIDCRDAVPSEHLEGGWQVFLGQHLRTAEPHGIDRPVIMDAAVDQPGAYRFVYLLPLGADEIFVEDTYYADSPVLDAPELRERIAVYCAEKGWRTETLHEETGVLPVITGGDFSAYRASLASPGVALAGARGGFVHPLTSYTLPIAAENALAIAGACAKDLSSLPDFVEERAYAHWKRTAYYRLLGKMLFEAAKPAERYRVFERFYRLPEPLISRFYAARSTPLDKLRILTGKPPVPVGRAIKALLGKGAPLVQG; the protein is encoded by the coding sequence ATGCCCGATATTGCCATCATCGGCGGGGGCCTTGCCGGAGGCCTCACCGCGCTCGCCATTACCCGTGCGGCACCGCAGCTGTCAGTCCGCCTTTTTGAAGCCGGTGACAGCTTTGGCGGCAATCACCGCTGGAGCTGGTTCGAAGGGGATCTCGACCCACGGGAAACTGCGCTGCTCGACCCGTTCCACAAGACGCAATGGAGCGGCGGCAACGAGGTACGCTTTCCCGCCCACGAGCGGCGCCTCGAAGGCAATTACCGCTCGCTCGACAGTCGCGATTTCGATGCAGCCCTGCGCCGCTTGCTCCCGCAGGAAGCGATCCGGACCGGATCGCGCGTCGTCGGTCTCGACGGTCAGGGCGTGACGCTGGAGAGCGGCGAACGCATCGCCGCAAAGGCAGTGATCGACTGCCGCGACGCTGTTCCCAGCGAACACCTGGAAGGCGGCTGGCAGGTCTTCCTCGGCCAGCATCTTCGAACCGCCGAGCCTCATGGCATCGACAGGCCGGTCATCATGGACGCGGCAGTCGACCAGCCGGGCGCCTATCGCTTCGTCTACCTGCTCCCGCTCGGTGCCGACGAGATTTTCGTCGAGGACACCTATTACGCGGACAGTCCGGTGCTCGACGCCCCCGAGCTGCGCGAGAGGATCGCCGTATATTGCGCGGAAAAGGGCTGGCGGACCGAAACCCTTCACGAAGAAACCGGCGTCCTGCCGGTGATAACGGGCGGCGATTTTTCGGCCTATCGCGCATCGCTGGCAAGTCCGGGCGTTGCACTGGCCGGTGCGCGGGGCGGCTTCGTCCACCCGCTGACCAGCTACACCCTTCCGATCGCCGCAGAAAACGCGCTGGCGATTGCCGGTGCTTGCGCCAAAGACCTCTCCAGTCTGCCCGATTTCGTGGAGGAGCGCGCCTACGCGCACTGGAAACGCACAGCCTATTACCGCCTGCTGGGAAAAATGCTGTTCGAAGCGGCGAAACCTGCGGAACGATACAGGGTGTTCGAACGCTTCTACCGTCTGCCCGAACCACTCATTTCACGCTTTTATGCCGCCCGCTCCACTCCGCTCGACAAATTGCGCATCCTTACCGGAAAGCCGCCCGTACCTGTCGGTCGAGCAATCAAGGCGCTGCTTGGCAAGGGCGCGCCCCTCGTCCAAGGATAA
- a CDS encoding phytoene desaturase produces MSSPIAASGDGPIIPEPTGKTACVIGSGFGGLALAIRLQSAGIATTVIEARAKPGGRAYYWEKDGHTFDAGPTVITDPDCLRELWALTGHDMADDIEIMPVMPFYRLNWPDGTNFDYSNDEEQLFREIAELNPADVAGYQRFLDYAAGVYEEGYVKLGHVPFLDFKSMMKAAPALAKKQAWRSVYSMVSSYVENEKLREALSFHTLLVGGNPMKTSSIYALIHKLEKDGGVWWAKGGTNRLIAAMVKHFERIGGTFRLHDPVVQVHTLGNKASEVETHSGFRQRFDAVASNADIMHSYKDLLAGTKRGESYAKSLSRKKFSPSLFVVHFGVEGTWPGIPHHMILFGPRYKGLLEDIYDHGVLPQDFSIYLHHPSVTDPSVAPEGMSTFYALVPVAHMGKLSVDWEQMGPVLEKRILDEIERRLIPGLHGRIRTKFHYAPRDFAHDLNAYKGSAFSLEPLLTQSAFFRGHNRDDVIDNFYLVGAGTHPGAGIPGVVGSAKATAGLMVEDLIEE; encoded by the coding sequence ATGTCCTCTCCCATTGCCGCTTCGGGCGACGGCCCGATCATTCCCGAGCCTACGGGCAAGACGGCCTGCGTCATCGGATCGGGCTTTGGCGGGCTTGCGCTTGCGATCCGCCTGCAATCGGCCGGCATCGCCACCACAGTGATCGAAGCGCGCGCAAAGCCGGGTGGCCGTGCTTATTACTGGGAAAAGGACGGACACACCTTCGATGCCGGGCCGACCGTGATCACCGATCCGGATTGCCTGCGCGAACTATGGGCGCTGACCGGTCACGACATGGCGGACGACATCGAGATCATGCCGGTCATGCCCTTCTATCGGCTGAACTGGCCCGACGGCACGAATTTCGACTATTCGAACGACGAAGAACAACTCTTCCGCGAGATCGCCGAGCTCAATCCTGCGGACGTCGCAGGCTACCAGCGCTTCCTCGACTATGCCGCGGGCGTCTACGAGGAAGGCTATGTGAAGCTGGGCCATGTCCCCTTCCTCGACTTCAAGTCGATGATGAAGGCGGCACCCGCGCTGGCAAAGAAACAGGCATGGCGCAGCGTCTATTCGATGGTGTCGAGCTACGTCGAAAACGAGAAGCTGCGCGAGGCGCTGAGCTTCCACACCCTGCTGGTCGGGGGCAACCCGATGAAGACGAGCAGCATCTACGCGCTGATCCACAAGCTGGAGAAGGACGGCGGCGTCTGGTGGGCAAAGGGCGGCACCAATCGGCTGATTGCCGCCATGGTGAAGCATTTCGAACGAATCGGCGGCACCTTCCGCCTGCATGACCCGGTCGTGCAGGTCCACACGCTCGGCAACAAGGCCAGCGAGGTGGAAACCCATTCGGGCTTCAGGCAGCGCTTCGACGCGGTCGCCAGCAATGCCGACATCATGCACAGCTACAAGGACCTCCTGGCCGGGACCAAGCGCGGCGAAAGCTATGCCAAGTCGCTGTCGCGCAAGAAGTTCTCGCCCAGCCTCTTCGTGGTCCACTTCGGTGTCGAAGGGACCTGGCCGGGCATCCCGCATCACATGATCCTGTTCGGCCCGCGCTATAAGGGCCTGCTCGAGGACATCTACGACCACGGCGTCCTGCCGCAGGATTTTTCGATCTACCTGCACCACCCCAGCGTGACCGATCCCAGCGTGGCACCCGAAGGCATGAGCACCTTCTACGCGCTGGTGCCGGTGGCCCATATGGGCAAGCTTTCGGTCGACTGGGAGCAGATGGGCCCGGTGCTGGAAAAGCGCATCCTCGACGAGATCGAACGCCGCCTGATCCCCGGCCTGCATGGCCGGATCAGGACCAAGTTCCACTATGCCCCGCGCGACTTCGCGCATGATCTCAACGCCTACAAGGGCAGCGCCTTCAGTCTCGAACCCCTGCTCACGCAGAGCGCGTTCTTCCGCGGGCATAACCGCGACGACGTGATCGACAATTTCTACCTTGTCGGTGCAGGGACGCATCCGGGCGCCGGGATTCCCGGCGTGGTCGGCAGCGCAAAGGCGACTGCCGGATTGATGGTAGAGGATTTGATCGAAGAATGA
- a CDS encoding S9 family peptidase — protein MLFRTTAVAASLLAGVSLAATAQARPMTPEDVAKLESVGTIAVSPDGTRVAYTTASLPDITDGEENGSTTQQLKMAYAPGNARDFLPDDMAVSGIAFSPDGRMVTFMWSDGEEDRAVWGIPVDGGAQRKLAAVDGAAVRSYAWSPDGSRIWMLASAEKDEARDKESKAGFNAIVYEEEARLNRLFSANVGGEVDGEPVAVTIPGYVSAFKIAPGGKTAVVDSAPTPQIDDAYTSKRAHVIDLASGKVLRVVETPGKLGDIEVSPDGKQLSMIAGVDMNDPAATTLHLVDVATGNYRALNAGAPEAAVDAEWLADGRLALVVHKGAQSALRIYNADGTVAEEHDGGDLILSTVEAGGNTLAVEASSPKHPTELFVWQDGSFNRWTQHNSWLSEIDFGKQRTFRYTARDGQEVEGVLIEPVGGAPRGGAPLILNVHGGPEAHDSNGWQTAYSKPGQVAAGQGYAVFLPNYRGSTGYGTAFSKQHTGNYTDPEFTDLVDAKRALVAEGIADADRVGVTGGSYGGYATAWSSTALSDEFVAGVMFVGISNQISKFGTTDIPYEMYNVHSGKWPWDDWQAMLEVSPIYHVDKANTPLLIMHGAEDTRVAPSQSYELYRSMKVRKPDVPVRLVLYPGEGHGNQKAAARYDYNLRMMRWFDTYLKTGDRDAPLPDTRPDLPEGTTGATAKED, from the coding sequence ATGCTATTTCGCACCACCGCCGTCGCCGCCAGCCTGCTCGCGGGCGTCTCGCTCGCAGCAACCGCACAGGCACGGCCGATGACGCCCGAAGACGTTGCCAAGCTGGAAAGCGTCGGCACCATCGCCGTCTCGCCCGACGGCACCCGCGTAGCCTATACCACCGCCAGCCTGCCCGACATCACCGACGGCGAGGAAAACGGCAGCACCACGCAGCAGCTCAAGATGGCCTATGCGCCCGGCAATGCGCGCGACTTCCTGCCCGACGACATGGCCGTTTCGGGCATCGCCTTTTCGCCCGACGGCCGCATGGTCACCTTCATGTGGTCCGATGGCGAGGAAGACCGCGCCGTCTGGGGTATCCCGGTTGACGGCGGCGCGCAGCGCAAGCTCGCAGCGGTCGACGGTGCCGCTGTGCGCTCCTACGCGTGGAGCCCCGACGGATCGCGCATCTGGATGCTCGCCTCGGCAGAGAAGGACGAGGCGCGCGACAAGGAATCGAAGGCCGGCTTCAACGCCATCGTCTATGAGGAAGAGGCCCGCCTCAACCGCCTGTTCTCCGCCAATGTCGGCGGCGAGGTCGATGGCGAGCCGGTGGCCGTGACCATTCCCGGCTATGTCAGCGCCTTCAAGATCGCCCCGGGCGGCAAGACCGCCGTGGTCGACAGCGCCCCGACCCCGCAGATCGACGACGCATATACGTCTAAGCGCGCCCACGTGATCGACCTCGCCAGCGGCAAGGTGCTGCGCGTGGTCGAAACGCCGGGCAAGCTGGGTGACATCGAAGTCTCGCCCGACGGCAAGCAGCTTTCGATGATCGCAGGCGTCGACATGAATGATCCCGCCGCCACCACGCTGCACCTCGTCGACGTGGCCACGGGCAACTACCGCGCGCTCAATGCAGGCGCGCCGGAAGCCGCGGTCGATGCCGAGTGGCTCGCCGATGGCCGTCTTGCTCTAGTGGTCCACAAGGGCGCCCAGAGCGCACTGCGCATCTACAATGCCGATGGCACCGTGGCCGAAGAGCATGACGGAGGCGATCTCATTCTCTCCACCGTCGAGGCTGGCGGCAATACGCTCGCGGTCGAGGCCAGCAGCCCGAAGCACCCGACCGAACTGTTCGTGTGGCAGGACGGCAGCTTCAACCGCTGGACGCAGCACAACAGCTGGCTGTCGGAAATCGACTTCGGCAAGCAGCGCACCTTCCGCTACACCGCGCGCGACGGACAGGAAGTCGAAGGCGTACTGATCGAGCCGGTCGGCGGAGCCCCGCGCGGCGGCGCACCGCTGATCCTCAACGTGCATGGCGGCCCCGAAGCGCATGACAGCAATGGCTGGCAGACCGCCTATTCCAAGCCCGGACAGGTCGCTGCCGGACAGGGCTATGCCGTGTTCCTGCCCAACTATCGCGGCTCGACCGGTTACGGCACCGCTTTCTCCAAGCAGCACACGGGCAATTACACCGATCCGGAATTCACCGACCTGGTCGATGCCAAGCGTGCGCTGGTGGCCGAAGGCATCGCCGATGCGGACCGCGTTGGCGTAACCGGTGGTTCCTATGGCGGCTATGCGACCGCGTGGAGTTCCACCGCGCTGAGCGACGAATTCGTTGCAGGCGTCATGTTCGTCGGCATTTCGAACCAGATTTCGAAATTCGGCACGACCGACATTCCCTACGAGATGTACAATGTCCACTCGGGCAAGTGGCCGTGGGACGACTGGCAGGCGATGCTCGAAGTCTCGCCGATCTACCATGTCGACAAGGCCAACACCCCGCTGCTGATCATGCACGGTGCCGAGGACACGCGCGTCGCGCCGAGCCAGAGCTACGAGCTCTATCGCTCGATGAAGGTGCGCAAGCCCGATGTGCCGGTGCGCCTCGTGCTCTACCCGGGTGAAGGCCATGGCAACCAGAAGGCGGCCGCGCGCTACGACTACAACCTGCGCATGATGCGCTGGTTCGACACCTACCTGAAGACGGGCGACCGCGATGCGCCGCTGCCCGACACGCGCCCCGACCTGCCCGAAGGCACGACCGGCGCGACTGCAAAAGAAGACTGA
- a CDS encoding MBL fold metallo-hydrolase, with amino-acid sequence MIRASLAACTLALLAGGPLGAEEPRICQRELVVLGAGQDAGTPQIGNAQDDGPQLLASSLALIDRKAGARYLFDAYPQITGQLAALDRIEQPAEGLGLDGIFLTHAHIGHYLGLAYLGREAASANGVPVYAMPRMAKFLRENGPWSQLVELGQIELVALGDGKGLQAVSLAPDLVVVALPVPHRDELSEAVGYYIMPEDGGGALYLSDIDSWDEWSGPDGPVLATMLAGADHIFVDATFWDDNELPGRDMSEIPHPRVTETMDLLQHYPADMRSKVHFIHYNHTNPLRDPDSAESREVEARGFNVARRGERICLD; translated from the coding sequence GTGATCCGCGCCAGTCTTGCCGCCTGCACGCTTGCCTTGCTTGCAGGCGGTCCGTTGGGCGCCGAAGAACCCCGGATATGCCAGCGCGAGCTGGTCGTCCTTGGCGCGGGGCAGGATGCCGGCACGCCGCAGATCGGCAATGCGCAGGACGATGGCCCGCAATTGCTAGCGAGTTCGCTCGCGCTGATCGACCGCAAGGCGGGTGCGCGCTATCTCTTCGATGCGTATCCACAGATCACCGGCCAATTGGCGGCGCTCGACCGCATCGAGCAGCCCGCCGAGGGTCTGGGCCTCGACGGTATCTTCCTGACTCATGCGCATATCGGACACTACCTCGGTCTCGCCTATCTCGGGCGCGAAGCCGCGAGCGCAAATGGTGTGCCGGTCTATGCCATGCCGCGTATGGCCAAATTCCTGCGCGAGAATGGCCCATGGAGCCAGCTGGTCGAGCTTGGGCAGATTGAACTGGTGGCGCTGGGCGACGGGAAGGGTCTCCAGGCCGTGTCGCTAGCGCCCGACCTCGTGGTGGTTGCCTTGCCGGTGCCGCATCGGGACGAATTATCAGAAGCGGTCGGATATTACATCATGCCGGAAGATGGCGGCGGCGCCCTCTATCTTTCCGACATCGACAGCTGGGACGAATGGAGCGGGCCAGACGGACCGGTGCTGGCCACCATGCTCGCCGGGGCGGATCATATCTTCGTCGACGCAACCTTCTGGGACGACAACGAGCTTCCCGGACGCGACATGAGCGAAATTCCGCACCCGCGCGTCACTGAGACGATGGACCTGCTGCAGCATTATCCGGCTGACATGCGATCGAAGGTGCACTTCATCCATTACAATCACACCAATCCGCTGCGCGATCCGGATAGCGCCGAAAGCCGCGAGGTCGAGGCGCGCGGCTTCAATGTCGCGCGGCGCGGCGAGCGGATTTGTCTCGACTGA